Proteins found in one Streptomyces sp. NBC_00461 genomic segment:
- a CDS encoding thioesterase family protein: MPEAASAPAVRAAIGDSEFDRDTALTPRAPGVYDIDLSAGWTIINAVNGGYLLAVLGRALADALPHSDPFTISAHYLTASQPGPAVVRTDVVRTGRTLSTGQASLFQYDEQGREVERIRVLASYGDLDALPDDVRTTAQPSVIPSPDQCFGPQDGPAPVSGSSAIADRLMIKIDPSTLGWALGAPSGKGEMRAWFGLADGRDADPFSLLLAVDALPPTAFEIGLKGWVPTVELTVHVRCRPAPGPLRVSITTRNLAGGFLEEDAEVWDSADRLVAQSRQLARVRLG; the protein is encoded by the coding sequence ATGCCAGAAGCAGCTTCAGCACCGGCCGTCCGGGCCGCCATCGGCGACAGCGAGTTCGACCGGGACACCGCGCTCACCCCGCGCGCGCCCGGTGTGTACGACATCGACCTGTCCGCCGGCTGGACCATCATCAACGCCGTGAACGGCGGCTATCTGCTGGCCGTCCTGGGCCGTGCGCTCGCGGACGCCCTGCCGCATTCCGACCCCTTCACGATCTCGGCGCACTACCTCACCGCGTCCCAGCCGGGCCCGGCGGTCGTCCGCACCGACGTCGTCCGCACCGGCCGCACCCTGTCGACCGGCCAGGCCTCGCTCTTCCAGTACGACGAGCAGGGCCGCGAGGTGGAACGCATCCGCGTCCTTGCCTCCTACGGTGACCTGGACGCCCTGCCCGACGACGTCCGTACGACGGCTCAGCCGTCCGTGATCCCGTCGCCGGACCAGTGCTTCGGTCCCCAGGACGGCCCGGCGCCGGTGTCCGGCAGCTCGGCCATCGCCGACCGCCTGATGATCAAGATCGACCCGTCGACCCTGGGCTGGGCGCTCGGAGCGCCGTCGGGCAAGGGCGAGATGCGTGCCTGGTTCGGCCTCGCCGACGGCCGCGACGCCGACCCCTTCTCGCTCCTCCTGGCGGTGGACGCGCTTCCGCCCACCGCCTTCGAGATCGGCCTGAAGGGCTGGGTGCCCACGGTGGAGCTCACGGTCCACGTCCGCTGCCGCCCGGCCCCCGGCCCCCTGCGCGTCTCGATCACCACCCGCAACCTCGCCGGCGGCTTCCTGGAGGAGGACGCGGAGGTCTGGGACAGCGCCGACCGCCTGGTCGCGCAGTCCCGCCAGCTGGCACGGGTCAGGCTCGGGTGA
- a CDS encoding TIGR03086 family metal-binding protein has translation MNAIDPRPVYARATEQAATLIATVRPEHLTGRTPCTEFDVRTLLSHVVGGTLRIAVVGEGGDGLAVHPFADGVADDGWTAAYDEARTRVLKAWSGDDRMAAPVRVPWGEVPGHAALSGYVMELVTHTWDLSESLGHPLELDPELADFALTTARRVLPAPDRDERTPFASVRPTPEGADVYGQLAAWLGRELLTRA, from the coding sequence GTGAACGCCATCGACCCCCGCCCCGTGTACGCCCGCGCCACCGAGCAGGCGGCGACGCTCATCGCGACCGTACGCCCCGAGCACCTGACCGGCCGGACCCCCTGTACCGAGTTCGACGTCCGCACACTGCTCAGCCATGTCGTCGGCGGCACCCTGCGCATCGCGGTCGTCGGCGAGGGCGGCGACGGGCTCGCCGTGCACCCCTTCGCCGACGGGGTGGCGGACGACGGCTGGACGGCCGCGTACGACGAGGCCCGCACGCGAGTGCTCAAGGCATGGTCGGGCGACGACCGCATGGCGGCCCCGGTCCGCGTGCCCTGGGGCGAGGTCCCGGGGCACGCCGCCCTGTCGGGCTACGTCATGGAACTGGTCACCCACACCTGGGACCTCTCCGAGTCCCTCGGTCACCCGCTCGAACTCGACCCGGAGCTGGCCGACTTTGCCCTCACCACGGCCCGCCGCGTGCTGCCCGCCCCGGACCGCGACGAACGCACCCCGTTCGCCTCGGTCCGGCCCACCCCCGAAGGGGCGGATGTCTACGGGCAGTTGGCGGCCTGGCTGGGGCGGGAACTGCTCACCCGAGCCTGA
- a CDS encoding helix-turn-helix transcriptional regulator, whose translation MKSDRLLSILLLLQTRGRVPAHELAGRLEVSVRTIYRDVEALSAAGVPVYAERGRHGGIELLAGFRTDVTGLTADESRALFILAAQGAHAALGLDTALGSALRKVMAALPAPYRPAAEVTSRRILVDATRWKGGPQPAVDLDTLQDAVFTDRRLRLRYRHSGQQEARTYTVDPYGLVSKAGVWYLVADRRTKPQLFRADRVRSAAVLDDRVKRRPGVELADVWEVLRRQVEERPGGLDVTVRVRRDRLDMFLRLNASQLAGLPDDDGASEWVTVRLSYGVAREARQLLAFSDRVEVLSPPEVREEVAAAAARVTELYQRVDDGPV comes from the coding sequence GTGAAGTCCGATCGCCTGCTCTCGATCCTGCTGCTCCTGCAGACCCGCGGCCGCGTCCCCGCGCATGAACTCGCCGGGCGGCTGGAGGTGTCCGTGCGCACCATCTACCGCGACGTCGAGGCACTGTCGGCCGCCGGCGTCCCGGTCTACGCCGAACGCGGGCGACACGGCGGCATCGAGTTGCTCGCCGGGTTCCGTACGGACGTCACGGGGCTGACCGCCGACGAGTCCCGGGCCCTGTTCATCCTGGCCGCACAGGGCGCGCACGCCGCGCTCGGCCTGGACACGGCGCTCGGCTCGGCGCTGCGCAAGGTGATGGCCGCGCTGCCGGCGCCGTACCGCCCGGCCGCCGAGGTGACCTCCCGGCGCATCCTCGTCGACGCCACGCGCTGGAAGGGCGGCCCACAGCCCGCCGTCGACCTGGACACCCTCCAGGACGCCGTCTTCACCGACCGCCGGCTGCGGCTGCGCTACCGGCACAGCGGGCAGCAGGAAGCGCGGACGTACACCGTCGATCCGTACGGCCTCGTGTCGAAGGCGGGCGTCTGGTACCTCGTCGCCGACCGCCGCACGAAACCGCAGCTGTTCCGCGCCGACCGGGTGCGGTCCGCCGCCGTCCTGGACGACCGGGTGAAGCGGCGGCCCGGCGTCGAACTCGCCGACGTCTGGGAGGTGTTGCGCCGCCAGGTGGAGGAGCGCCCCGGCGGGCTCGACGTCACCGTCCGCGTGCGGCGCGACCGCCTCGACATGTTCCTGCGGCTGAACGCCTCACAGCTCGCGGGGCTCCCCGACGACGACGGCGCGAGCGAGTGGGTGACCGTGCGGCTGTCGTACGGCGTCGCCCGCGAGGCCCGCCAACTGCTCGCGTTCTCCGATCGGGTCGAGGTCCTCTCGCCGCCCGAGGTACGCGAGGAAGTGGCCGCGGCGGCCGCTCGTGTCACGGAGTTGTACCAGCGAGTGGACGACGGGCCGGTGTGA
- a CDS encoding TetR family transcriptional regulator — protein sequence MSHTLGIRQVQKQKTRQALLDAALGLLEEQSLSSLGLREVTRAVGVAPTAFYRHFRSTADLGVALVEEALGSLHPMIRTTVTTADSSEERIVRAVELIAGHVDAYPAHVRFIARERHSGVQPVREAIREQLARFAEEVRAELAKDDESAGWDDDDLLMLAHLYVDQMLITASLFLEALEGPEEERARVAHVATRQMRLISIGRHHWTG from the coding sequence ATGAGTCACACCCTCGGTATCCGGCAGGTCCAGAAGCAGAAGACCCGACAGGCGCTCCTGGACGCGGCGTTGGGCCTGCTGGAGGAGCAGAGCCTGAGCAGTCTGGGCCTGCGCGAGGTCACCCGCGCCGTCGGCGTCGCCCCGACCGCCTTCTACCGCCACTTCCGCTCCACGGCGGACCTGGGCGTGGCCCTGGTCGAGGAGGCGCTGGGCAGCCTGCACCCCATGATCCGGACGACGGTGACCACGGCCGACTCCAGCGAGGAACGCATCGTGCGCGCCGTCGAGTTGATCGCCGGCCATGTGGACGCGTACCCCGCTCACGTCCGTTTCATCGCCCGTGAGCGGCACAGCGGGGTCCAGCCGGTGCGGGAGGCCATCCGGGAGCAACTGGCCCGGTTCGCCGAGGAGGTGAGGGCCGAGCTGGCCAAGGACGACGAGTCCGCGGGCTGGGACGACGACGACCTGCTCATGCTGGCCCATCTGTACGTGGACCAGATGCTGATCACGGCATCCCTGTTCCTGGAGGCGCTGGAGGGTCCGGAGGAGGAACGCGCGCGGGTCGCGCACGTCGCGACCCGGCAGATGCGGCTGATCAGCATCGGACGGCACCACTGGACCGGCTGA
- a CDS encoding DUF4190 domain-containing protein — MQLTAPATSRTDTTRTPARDADGMAVASFILGLLGLLVLNVFLGPVAIILASVALWRGTTRRGRAFLGMGLGVADLVVLVISMQMANTVSWNL; from the coding sequence ATGCAACTCACCGCCCCGGCCACGAGCCGCACCGACACCACCCGCACCCCCGCCCGCGACGCCGACGGCATGGCCGTCGCGTCCTTCATCCTCGGCCTCCTCGGCCTCCTCGTGCTCAACGTCTTCCTCGGCCCCGTCGCGATCATCCTGGCCTCGGTCGCCCTGTGGCGCGGCACCACCCGCCGCGGCCGCGCGTTCCTGGGCATGGGGCTGGGCGTGGCCGACCTGGTGGTCCTGGTGATCTCCATGCAGATGGCCAACACGGTCTCCTGGAACCTGTGA
- a CDS encoding cysteine desulfurase family protein: MAYLDHAATTPMLPEAVEAMTAQLSVTGNASSLHASGRQARRTVEEARETLAEALGARPSEVVLTSGGTEADNLAVKGLYWSRRDADPARTRVLASPVEHHAVLDAVHWLGDHEGATVEYLPVDPYGRVHPEALREAVARNPDDVALATVMWANNEIGTITPVRELADVAREFGVPLHADAVQAFGQVPVDFAASGLAAMTVSGHKIGGPYGIGALLLGREYTPVPVLHGGGQERHVRSGTLDVPAVASFAVAGRLAAEQREWFAREIGALRDGLVEAVRTAVPDAILGGDPVDRLPANAHFTFPGCEGDSLLLLLDAQGIECSTGSACTAGVAQPSHVLLATGTDPDLARGTLRFSLGHTSTEADIEALAKAIGPAVERARAAGLT; encoded by the coding sequence ATGGCTTACCTCGACCACGCCGCGACCACCCCGATGCTCCCCGAGGCAGTCGAGGCGATGACCGCCCAGCTGAGCGTCACGGGCAACGCCTCCTCCCTCCACGCCTCCGGCCGGCAGGCCCGCCGCACCGTCGAGGAGGCCCGCGAGACCCTCGCCGAAGCGCTCGGCGCCCGCCCCAGCGAGGTCGTTCTCACCTCCGGCGGCACCGAGGCCGACAACCTCGCGGTGAAGGGCCTGTACTGGTCCCGCCGCGACGCCGACCCGGCCCGCACCCGCGTTCTCGCCAGCCCCGTCGAGCACCACGCCGTCCTCGACGCCGTCCACTGGCTCGGCGACCACGAGGGCGCCACCGTCGAGTACCTCCCGGTCGACCCGTACGGACGCGTCCACCCCGAAGCGTTGCGCGAGGCTGTCGCCCGCAACCCCGACGACGTGGCCCTCGCGACCGTGATGTGGGCGAACAACGAGATCGGCACCATCACGCCGGTGCGCGAACTCGCCGACGTGGCACGGGAGTTCGGCGTCCCGCTGCATGCCGACGCCGTCCAGGCCTTCGGCCAGGTCCCCGTCGACTTCGCCGCCTCCGGCCTCGCCGCGATGACGGTCTCGGGCCACAAGATCGGCGGCCCGTACGGCATCGGAGCGCTGCTCCTCGGCCGCGAGTACACCCCCGTGCCCGTCCTGCACGGCGGCGGCCAGGAGCGCCATGTCCGCTCCGGCACCCTCGACGTCCCCGCCGTCGCCTCCTTCGCGGTGGCCGGCCGGCTGGCCGCGGAGCAGCGCGAGTGGTTCGCGCGGGAGATCGGGGCCCTGCGCGACGGCCTGGTCGAGGCGGTCCGTACGGCCGTCCCCGACGCGATCCTCGGCGGCGACCCGGTGGACCGCCTCCCGGCCAACGCCCACTTCACGTTCCCGGGCTGCGAGGGCGACTCCCTGCTGCTGCTCCTGGACGCCCAGGGCATCGAGTGCTCCACCGGCTCCGCCTGCACCGCGGGCGTCGCGCAGCCCAGCCACGTACTGCTGGCCACCGGCACCGACCCCGACCTGGCCCGCGGCACCCTGCGCTTCTCCCTCGGCCACACCTCCACGGAGGCGGACATCGAGGCCCTGGCGAAGGCGATCGGCCCCGCGGTCGAGCGCGCCCGCGCCGCGGGGCTGACCTGA
- a CDS encoding N-acetylmuramoyl-L-alanine amidase, with protein MGAKKSDSDRRIGRRALLLGGAAAAVGTAVLAREELSHLWWRLPGVEKPRVPGAVDFRDARWVAASSANYRRADRPDDYSIDRVVIHVTQGSFASAVKVFQDPGHQAAAHYIVRRDGHITQMIRELDVAFHTGNREYNERSVGIEHEGFVERASSFTDAMYTNSARLTAGICGRYSIPVDREHIIGHVQVPGTDHTDPGPHWDWDRYMKLVHQASSTKS; from the coding sequence ATGGGGGCGAAGAAGAGCGACTCGGACCGGCGCATCGGGCGCCGTGCGCTGCTGCTGGGCGGGGCGGCGGCCGCCGTCGGCACCGCCGTGCTGGCGCGCGAGGAGCTGTCGCACCTGTGGTGGCGGCTGCCGGGGGTGGAGAAGCCGCGGGTGCCGGGTGCGGTCGACTTCCGGGACGCCCGCTGGGTGGCGGCCTCCTCGGCGAACTACCGGCGGGCCGACCGGCCGGACGACTACTCGATAGACCGGGTGGTCATCCATGTCACCCAGGGCAGCTTCGCGAGCGCGGTCAAGGTCTTCCAGGATCCGGGCCACCAAGCAGCGGCCCACTACATCGTCCGCAGGGACGGGCACATCACGCAGATGATCCGCGAGCTGGACGTGGCGTTCCACACGGGCAACCGGGAGTACAACGAACGCAGTGTCGGCATCGAGCACGAGGGCTTCGTGGAGCGCGCGTCGTCGTTCACGGACGCGATGTACACGAACTCCGCGCGGCTGACGGCCGGGATATGCGGGCGCTACAGCATACCCGTCGACCGGGAGCACATCATCGGGCATGTGCAGGTGCCGGGCACGGACCACACCGACCCTGGGCCGCACTGGGACTGGGACCGGTACATGAAGCTCGTACACCAGGCTTCGTCGACGAAGTCCTGA
- the mnmA gene encoding tRNA 2-thiouridine(34) synthase MnmA yields the protein MTDTPQPFRPLRVLAAMSGGVDSAVAAARAAEAGHDVTGVHLALSANPQSFRTGARGCCTIEDSRDARRAADVIGIPFYVWDLADRFREDVVEDFVAEYEAGRTPNPCLRCNEKIKFAALLDKALALGFDAVCTGHYAQVVVNPDGTRELHRASDMAKDQSYVLGVLDEKQLAHALFPLGDTVTTKGEIRAEAERRGLAVAKKPDSHDICFIADGDTQGFLANRLGTHEGDIVDESGAKLGTHEGAYGFTIGQRKGLRIGTPAPDGKPRYVLDISPVNNTVTVGPAAALDVTGLTAIKPRWCGTAPSGSGTYTAQLRAHGGETEVTAELVDATLEVSFTEPVRGVAPGQAIVLYDGTRVVGSATIASTTRATAAVG from the coding sequence ATGACTGACACCCCGCAGCCCTTCCGCCCCCTTCGTGTACTCGCCGCCATGTCCGGCGGAGTGGATTCAGCCGTCGCCGCCGCCCGGGCGGCGGAAGCCGGCCACGACGTGACCGGTGTCCACCTGGCGCTGTCCGCGAACCCGCAGTCGTTCCGCACGGGCGCGCGTGGCTGTTGCACCATCGAGGACTCGCGTGACGCCCGCCGCGCCGCGGACGTCATCGGCATCCCGTTCTACGTCTGGGACCTCGCCGACCGCTTCCGCGAGGACGTGGTCGAGGACTTCGTCGCCGAGTACGAGGCGGGGCGCACCCCGAACCCCTGCCTGCGCTGCAACGAGAAGATCAAGTTCGCCGCGCTGCTCGACAAGGCCCTGGCCCTCGGCTTCGACGCCGTCTGCACCGGCCACTACGCCCAGGTCGTCGTGAACCCGGACGGCACGCGCGAACTGCACCGTGCCTCCGACATGGCCAAGGACCAGTCGTACGTCCTCGGCGTCCTGGACGAGAAGCAGCTGGCGCACGCGCTCTTCCCGCTGGGTGACACGGTGACCACCAAGGGCGAGATCCGCGCGGAGGCCGAGCGCCGCGGTCTCGCGGTCGCCAAGAAGCCCGACTCGCACGACATCTGCTTCATCGCCGACGGCGACACCCAGGGCTTCCTCGCGAACCGGCTGGGCACGCACGAGGGCGACATCGTCGACGAGTCCGGCGCCAAGCTGGGCACGCACGAGGGCGCGTACGGCTTCACCATCGGCCAGCGCAAGGGCCTGCGTATCGGCACCCCGGCACCCGACGGCAAGCCGCGCTACGTCCTCGACATCTCGCCGGTGAACAACACGGTGACGGTCGGCCCGGCCGCCGCCCTGGACGTGACCGGGCTGACCGCGATCAAGCCCCGCTGGTGCGGCACCGCCCCGTCCGGCTCCGGCACCTACACGGCCCAGCTGCGCGCCCACGGCGGCGAGACCGAGGTCACCGCCGAACTGGTCGACGCCACCCTGGAGGTGTCGTTCACGGAGCCGGTCCGCGGCGTCGCCCCCGGACAGGCGATCGTGCTGTACGACGGCACGCGCGTGGTGGGTTCGGCGACGATCGCCTCGACCACGCGCGCGACGGCGGCCGTCGGCTAG
- a CDS encoding VOC family protein: MLRLTDFIIDCPDTMKLAAFYSEVTGLPVKEGSNGNWAGIQFGEIELAFIQVEDYRAPQWPDGEHPKQFHLDFEVDDVEAEQRRVLALGATLQRDCTGPDGYGFRVYTDPIGHPFCLCRNKGVVWTDQGPSWPKHD; encoded by the coding sequence ATGCTACGACTAACCGACTTCATCATCGACTGCCCGGACACGATGAAGCTGGCAGCCTTCTACTCCGAGGTGACGGGGCTCCCGGTCAAGGAGGGCAGTAACGGGAACTGGGCCGGTATCCAGTTCGGCGAGATCGAACTGGCCTTCATCCAGGTGGAGGACTACCGCGCCCCGCAGTGGCCCGACGGCGAGCACCCCAAGCAGTTCCACCTCGACTTCGAAGTCGACGACGTCGAGGCCGAACAGCGCCGCGTCCTGGCCCTCGGCGCGACCCTGCAGCGGGACTGCACCGGCCCCGACGGCTACGGCTTCCGCGTCTACACCGACCCCATCGGCCACCCCTTCTGTCTCTGCCGCAACAAGGGTGTTGTCTGGACCGATCAGGGCCCCAGCTGGCCCAAGCACGACTAG
- a CDS encoding alpha/beta fold hydrolase gives MDKKTTSRDGTSVAYERTGQGPAVILVSGAMSTGATVAPLAGLLSDRFSVIAYDRRGRGGSGDTAPYAVAREVEDLAALIDVAGGEASLYGISSGGALVLEAAASGLPVRQVAVYEVPFVVYEGGAERLAEYTEHLTEALGDGRRGDAVELFLRLTGMAEEMIQGARRAPMWAGMEAIAPSLAYDNAVMGGGLVPRARLASIGVPVLSAAGSVSPSWLREAARAVAETAPQGTYRTLEGQTHMVDPNVLAPVLAEFFSSAP, from the coding sequence ATGGACAAGAAGACCACTTCACGCGACGGCACGTCCGTCGCGTATGAACGGACCGGACAGGGCCCGGCGGTCATCCTGGTGAGCGGAGCGATGTCTACGGGCGCCACGGTGGCGCCCCTCGCCGGGCTCCTCTCGGACCGCTTCAGCGTCATCGCCTACGACCGCCGCGGCCGCGGTGGCAGCGGCGACACGGCGCCCTACGCGGTGGCCCGCGAGGTCGAGGACCTGGCCGCGCTCATCGACGTGGCGGGCGGTGAGGCGTCGCTCTACGGCATCTCGTCGGGCGGCGCGCTCGTCCTGGAGGCGGCGGCGAGCGGGCTGCCGGTGCGTCAGGTCGCGGTGTACGAGGTGCCGTTCGTCGTCTACGAAGGTGGCGCGGAGCGGCTCGCCGAGTACACCGAGCACCTCACCGAGGCGCTCGGGGACGGCCGGCGCGGGGACGCGGTCGAGCTGTTCCTGCGGCTGACGGGCATGGCCGAGGAGATGATCCAGGGTGCCCGCCGGGCCCCCATGTGGGCGGGCATGGAGGCCATCGCGCCGAGTCTCGCGTACGACAACGCCGTGATGGGCGGCGGTCTGGTGCCGCGGGCGCGGCTGGCCTCGATCGGCGTGCCCGTCCTGTCCGCCGCGGGCTCCGTGAGCCCCTCCTGGCTGCGTGAGGCCGCCCGGGCCGTGGCCGAAACGGCACCCCAGGGGACGTACCGGACCCTGGAGGGCCAGACCCACATGGTCGATCCCAATGTACTCGCGCCGGTGCTGGCGGAGTTCTTCTCGTCGGCGCCCTAG
- a CDS encoding DUF427 domain-containing protein, with protein sequence MAEGHTITIEQDDQHVRVVHGDQVLAESDRALVLRETGCPVRYYIPPEDVRLDLLTPSDTHTYCPFKGTASYWSTPDAADLVWGYPDPKPDVAGIKDHFCFYEVEVS encoded by the coding sequence ATGGCCGAAGGACACACGATCACCATCGAGCAGGACGACCAGCACGTGCGCGTGGTGCACGGCGACCAGGTTCTGGCGGAGAGCGACCGGGCTCTCGTGCTGCGCGAGACGGGCTGTCCGGTGCGGTACTACATCCCGCCCGAGGACGTCCGCCTCGACCTGCTGACGCCGTCCGACACGCACACGTACTGCCCGTTCAAGGGCACCGCCTCCTACTGGTCGACCCCGGACGCGGCAGACCTCGTCTGGGGCTACCCCGATCCCAAGCCCGACGTCGCCGGGATCAAGGACCACTTCTGCTTCTACGAAGTGGAAGTGTCGTGA
- a CDS encoding TIGR00730 family Rossman fold protein, translating into MRICVFLSAADLDDRYTRPARDFAKLLGKGGHTLVWGGSDVGLMKVVADGVQEAGGRLCGVSVDFLAAKARQGADEMVIARDLAERKRLLLEKADAVVIMVGGTGTLDEATEILELKKHGHTDKPVVLLNTAGFYDGLKEQFRRMDDEGFLPRPLTDLVFFAEEPVGALAYLEESRGVA; encoded by the coding sequence ATGCGAATCTGCGTGTTTCTCTCCGCCGCCGACCTCGACGACCGCTACACGCGCCCCGCGCGTGACTTCGCGAAACTGCTGGGCAAGGGCGGGCACACGCTCGTGTGGGGCGGTTCGGACGTCGGTCTGATGAAAGTGGTCGCCGACGGCGTGCAGGAGGCGGGAGGGCGGCTGTGCGGGGTCTCCGTGGACTTCCTCGCGGCCAAGGCACGGCAGGGCGCGGACGAGATGGTGATCGCTCGTGACCTCGCCGAGCGCAAAAGGCTGCTCCTGGAGAAGGCCGACGCCGTGGTGATCATGGTGGGCGGCACGGGAACACTCGACGAGGCCACCGAGATCCTCGAACTGAAGAAGCACGGGCACACCGACAAGCCCGTCGTCCTGCTCAACACCGCGGGCTTCTACGACGGCCTCAAGGAGCAGTTCCGGCGCATGGACGACGAGGGGTTCCTGCCCCGTCCGCTCACCGACCTGGTGTTCTTCGCGGAGGAGCCGGTGGGCGCGCTGGCCTACCTGGAGGAGAGCCGGGGCGTCGCATGA
- a CDS encoding SDR family oxidoreductase — MADMATHVITGAGSGIGAAVARRLHARGDELVLHARDAGRAKELAAEFPGARTLVGDLADPDRLSWAFSHQSLPDRVDSLLHIAGVVDLGPVGELTPKAWRHQLNVNLIAPAELTRHLLPQLRAAHGHVVFVNSGAGLRASAEWSAYAASKHGLKALADSLRAEEHDSGVRVTSVYPGRTASPMQAKVHQQEGKEYDASQWIDPESVATTIVMSLDLPRDAEVNDLTVRPGR, encoded by the coding sequence ATGGCGGACATGGCTACACATGTGATCACCGGGGCGGGCTCCGGCATCGGCGCGGCCGTCGCTCGCCGCCTCCACGCGCGCGGGGACGAACTCGTGCTGCACGCGCGCGACGCGGGCCGCGCGAAGGAGCTGGCCGCCGAGTTCCCCGGGGCGAGGACGCTGGTGGGCGATCTGGCCGACCCGGACAGGCTGAGCTGGGCCTTCTCCCACCAGTCCCTGCCCGACCGCGTGGACTCGTTGCTGCACATCGCGGGGGTGGTCGACCTGGGCCCGGTGGGTGAACTGACCCCGAAGGCCTGGCGTCACCAGCTCAACGTCAACCTCATCGCCCCGGCCGAGCTGACCCGTCACCTCCTGCCCCAACTGCGGGCGGCGCACGGGCATGTGGTGTTCGTGAACTCGGGAGCGGGCCTGCGGGCGAGCGCCGAATGGTCGGCGTACGCGGCGTCGAAGCACGGCCTGAAGGCGCTCGCGGACTCGCTGCGAGCCGAGGAGCACGACAGCGGCGTCCGCGTCACCTCGGTCTACCCGGGCCGCACGGCGAGCCCCATGCAGGCCAAGGTCCACCAGCAGGAGGGCAAGGAGTACGACGCCTCGCAGTGGATCGACCCCGAGTCGGTGGCGACGACGATCGTGATGTCCCTCGACCTGCCGAGGGACGCAGAGGTCAACGACCTGACGGTGAGGCCGGGACGGTGA
- a CDS encoding methionine synthase, which produces MTGFSFGAATGVGSMPGGDAREAAKTVTGSCEDFPFLPELPARGPGADMIGRTAGLLVELYARVEPSGWRIGDRPGRDTKRARSWLGEDLDALEEFTQGYAGPLKVQAVGPWTLAAALELRNGESALSDTGARRDLAGSLAEGLRLHLEEMRRRVPGAQLVLQLDEPSLTSVLRGHVKTASGYRTHRAVDRQVVEATLRDVIGVHSDGPAVVHSCAPDVPFALLRRAGATAISFDFSLLTERDDDTIGEAVEGGTRLFAGVVPGTDGPLSDPAGSVMGVRTLWRRLGLQPGLLAEAVTITPSCGLAGASPDYARRALAHCVRAARSLADNPE; this is translated from the coding sequence GTGACCGGATTCAGTTTCGGTGCCGCCACCGGTGTCGGCTCCATGCCCGGGGGCGACGCCCGCGAGGCCGCCAAGACGGTCACCGGCAGCTGCGAGGACTTCCCGTTCCTGCCCGAGCTGCCCGCCCGAGGCCCCGGCGCCGACATGATCGGACGGACCGCAGGGCTGCTCGTCGAGCTGTACGCGCGCGTGGAGCCCAGCGGCTGGCGGATCGGGGACCGGCCGGGGCGGGACACCAAGCGCGCCAGGTCCTGGCTCGGCGAGGACCTCGACGCGCTGGAGGAGTTCACGCAGGGGTACGCGGGCCCGCTCAAGGTGCAGGCCGTGGGGCCCTGGACGCTGGCCGCCGCGCTGGAGCTGAGGAACGGCGAGTCGGCACTGTCCGACACCGGCGCCCGCCGTGACCTCGCCGGCTCCCTCGCCGAGGGCCTGCGCCTGCACCTGGAGGAGATGCGGCGACGCGTCCCCGGAGCCCAACTCGTCCTCCAGCTCGACGAACCCTCCCTCACCTCCGTACTCCGCGGCCATGTGAAGACCGCCAGCGGCTACCGCACCCACCGCGCTGTCGACCGCCAGGTCGTCGAGGCCACGCTCCGCGACGTCATCGGGGTTCACAGCGACGGCCCGGCCGTGGTCCACTCCTGCGCACCGGATGTCCCGTTCGCCCTGCTGCGCCGGGCGGGCGCGACGGCGATCTCCTTCGACTTCTCGCTTCTCACCGAGCGTGACGACGACACGATCGGCGAGGCGGTGGAAGGGGGGACCCGGCTCTTCGCCGGTGTCGTGCCGGGGACGGACGGCCCGTTGTCAGACCCTGCCGGTAGCGTCATGGGTGTCAGGACGCTGTGGCGCAGGCTGGGGCTGCAACCGGGGCTTCTCGCGGAGGCGGTCACGATCACGCCGTCGTGCGGACTCGCGGGGGCCTCCCCGGATTACGCACGCAGGGCGCTCGCCCACTGCGTCCGGGCGGCGAGATCCCTCGCGGACAACCCAGAGTAA